A genomic window from Candidatus Nitrosotenuis uzonensis includes:
- a CDS encoding SDR family oxidoreductase: MEQIRIAVSGSNGFVGRNLRRFLSEKKIPVTTLARKKHKQFRLEKRIVFSNLVEKNLAGKLKGCTALIHLIGTGVQTASSDYDLVNVDITNNMISLCKKSKIKKIVYISGLGVHPSTTFGYFISKFRAERQIIRSGLDYTILRASYIVGKDDPLTKNLARQASHGAIIIPGTGSYRLQPISVVDVSKIILECVINKKLSNKIVDLVGPKTVTFASFANRFAKNKGVKVKKISLEKAYYDALNRPSAAAYGLDDLNILVGDYTGNYEKLERLCGFKIHAPVL; the protein is encoded by the coding sequence GTGGAACAAATCAGAATAGCAGTAAGCGGCTCAAACGGATTTGTGGGAAGAAACCTTCGCAGATTTCTATCTGAGAAGAAAATTCCGGTAACCACTCTGGCACGAAAGAAACACAAACAGTTCCGTCTGGAAAAAAGAATAGTTTTTTCCAACCTTGTGGAAAAAAACCTTGCAGGCAAACTAAAAGGATGTACAGCCCTAATACATCTGATAGGAACAGGCGTGCAGACAGCAAGCTCAGATTATGATCTTGTGAACGTCGATATTACAAACAATATGATATCTCTTTGCAAAAAATCCAAAATAAAAAAGATTGTTTACATAAGCGGGTTGGGAGTTCACCCAAGCACTACATTTGGATATTTTATCTCAAAGTTTAGGGCAGAGCGGCAAATCATCAGATCCGGACTTGATTACACCATACTCAGGGCATCCTATATTGTCGGAAAGGATGATCCGCTCACTAAAAATCTAGCAAGGCAGGCAAGTCATGGCGCAATAATAATTCCTGGTACTGGCTCGTACAGGCTGCAACCAATATCGGTAGTTGATGTGTCAAAAATCATACTGGAATGCGTCATCAACAAAAAACTCTCAAACAAAATAGTGGATCTTGTCGGGCCAAAGACAGTCACCTTCGCAAGCTTTGCAAACAGATTTGCAAAAAATAAGGGTGTGAAAGTAAAAAAAATCAGTCTGGAAAAGGCGTATTACGATGCACTAAACAGACCCTCTGCTGCCGCCTACGGGCTTGATGACCTTAACATACTTGTCGGTGACTATACCGGCAACTATGAAAAGCTAGAAAGGCTGTGCGGATTTAAGATACACGCGCCGGTTCTATAG
- a CDS encoding helicase HerA domain-containing protein yields MIRTGIKKLDDILGGGIRNGLITDIFGAGGTGKTQLVLQIVAESLAEGGKIFYIDTTGDFRPERLVELLAARNLEQSYLDRITVARPTNTREQMDAVSEIYSSNFSLVVIDNITDLFSFEYSKEEQILEKTTQFAKHMRELTRAAMTKKIPIITVNMVRKIDQAEKENMDSVISIFTHVKIKLSKKDSTYEGVVTSNSSKRQFSYKIVKEGLVEAT; encoded by the coding sequence ATGATTAGAACCGGAATTAAAAAACTGGATGATATTTTGGGGGGAGGGATAAGAAACGGTCTTATCACTGATATTTTCGGAGCAGGTGGAACCGGAAAGACACAGCTTGTGCTACAGATAGTTGCAGAATCACTAGCCGAAGGAGGAAAGATATTCTACATTGATACGACAGGGGATTTCAGACCGGAGCGTCTAGTGGAGCTCTTGGCGGCAAGAAATTTAGAGCAGTCATACCTTGATAGGATAACTGTAGCGAGGCCGACTAACACCAGAGAGCAGATGGACGCCGTATCTGAAATATACTCAAGTAATTTCTCGCTTGTAGTTATAGATAACATAACTGACCTATTCTCATTTGAATATTCCAAGGAAGAGCAAATACTGGAAAAAACTACACAGTTTGCCAAGCACATGAGAGAGCTTACAAGAGCTGCCATGACAAAAAAAATTCCGATAATAACAGTGAACATGGTAAGAAAGATTGATCAGGCCGAAAAGGAAAATATGGATTCTGTAATCAGCATCTTCACGCACGTAAAGATAAAGCTCTCAAAAAAAGACTCTACATATGAGGGGGTGGTAACCTCAAACTCGTCAAAGCGACAATTCTCTTACAAAATAGTAAAGGAAGGCTTGGTGGAAGCAACTTAA
- a CDS encoding cobalt-precorrin-5B (C(1))-methyltransferase, producing MSEVEKPRHKLRTGFTTGSCATAAAKAGVLAIINQKKIDAAEILLPKGNRLTLNISKCEFDMKSARCSVIKDGGDDPDVTHGAEIISEVYITDKKNQIEIDGGEGVGRVTKPGLGLEIGTAAINPTPKKMIIENLIETGKKILQTNGIKVIITVPNGKELAQKTDNPRLGILGGISILGTTGIVIPYSTASFAAAIRQSLDVTLAMNGDTVVLTTGGRSEEFSKKIIELPDHCFVQMGDFAGYTIQQCAKKGIKKAYVAGFVGKLAKIATGVKQTHVKGSKVDMEFLSMLARKCGASEQTIQKIRAANTARHVQEIIMEDKVEGFFSAICSEVYRHMRAHSDNSVELEVILFDFDGVALARYPQ from the coding sequence GTGAGCGAGGTAGAAAAGCCGCGGCATAAACTTCGAACAGGGTTTACCACGGGCTCGTGCGCCACCGCTGCTGCCAAGGCAGGTGTGCTTGCAATAATCAATCAAAAAAAAATCGATGCCGCAGAAATCTTACTCCCAAAAGGAAATAGACTGACACTTAACATATCAAAATGCGAATTTGACATGAAATCTGCAAGATGTTCTGTAATAAAGGACGGAGGTGATGACCCTGATGTGACCCATGGCGCGGAGATCATCTCCGAAGTTTACATAACAGATAAGAAAAATCAGATAGAGATCGACGGGGGTGAGGGTGTTGGAAGAGTTACCAAGCCTGGGCTCGGACTGGAAATAGGTACCGCAGCCATAAACCCGACTCCAAAAAAGATGATCATAGAGAATCTCATTGAAACAGGAAAGAAGATTCTTCAGACAAATGGAATCAAAGTTATAATCACAGTCCCAAATGGCAAGGAACTGGCACAAAAAACGGACAATCCAAGACTTGGCATACTGGGTGGAATATCCATACTTGGAACTACTGGAATAGTAATCCCGTATTCAACTGCGTCGTTTGCGGCCGCAATCAGGCAGAGTCTTGATGTCACATTGGCAATGAATGGAGATACGGTAGTTCTCACCACGGGTGGAAGAAGCGAAGAGTTCTCAAAGAAGATTATAGAGCTGCCAGACCACTGCTTTGTTCAGATGGGCGATTTTGCAGGATACACCATACAGCAGTGTGCAAAAAAAGGAATCAAAAAGGCATATGTGGCAGGTTTTGTCGGCAAGCTGGCAAAGATCGCTACAGGAGTCAAGCAGACTCATGTAAAGGGCTCCAAGGTAGACATGGAATTTCTCTCAATGCTAGCACGAAAATGCGGAGCTAGCGAGCAGACCATACAGAAGATAAGGGCTGCGAACACGGCAAGGCATGTTCAGGAAATAATCATGGAGGACAAAGTTGAGGGATTTTTTTCTGCCATCTGCTCTGAAGTCTATAGGCATATGAGGGCTCATTCTGACAATTCGGTTGAGCTTGAGGTGATCTTGTTTGACTTTGATGGTGTGGCACTAGCCAGATACCCCCAGTAA
- a CDS encoding DnaJ domain-containing protein: MNSAHCYGVLGLEKDATFKEIKQAYRQLSLKYHPDRNRDRDADRKFREITEAYQTLRIEQKKENTKHKDAEVAHAQFWKYYDKETAKEVKVGYGAYREELRRNFGVNVDQYEDRPERPVSHKTTHMLLYGGLGAIALWIIISEILK; the protein is encoded by the coding sequence GTGAATTCCGCTCATTGTTACGGCGTTCTTGGACTGGAAAAAGACGCCACCTTCAAGGAGATAAAGCAGGCATACAGGCAGCTATCCCTCAAATACCATCCAGATAGAAACAGGGACAGAGACGCAGACAGAAAGTTCAGAGAGATAACAGAGGCATACCAGACACTCAGAATAGAGCAAAAAAAGGAAAACACCAAACACAAAGACGCCGAGGTTGCGCACGCTCAATTTTGGAAGTATTATGATAAAGAGACTGCAAAGGAGGTAAAGGTAGGCTACGGCGCCTACCGTGAGGAGCTGAGGCGGAATTTCGGAGTAAATGTCGACCAATACGAAGATCGTCCGGAAAGACCTGTATCGCACAAGACTACCCACATGCTGCTTTACGGCGGCTTGGGCGCAATAGCATTGTGGATAATCATATCAGAGATTCTCAAATAA
- the metK gene encoding methionine adenosyltransferase, which translates to MGRSFLFTSESVTEGHPDKICDKISDALLDEFLRQDPDSRVAVETMTTTGIVVVAGEVTTKAKFDIQDVVRKTIKEIGYDRPEYGFDADSCSVLVSIHAQSPDISQGVTATQNKDQGAGDQGLMFGYAVNETDELMPLPILIAHKLTRRLSEARKSKELPWVRPDGKSQVTVEYEDGKPKKIETIVISTQHSPDIENSQIRSQIIEKVIKPVCGKWWNDNIKIHVNPTGRFVIGGPPGDSGLTGRKIIVDTYGGAGRHGGGAFSGKDPSKVDRSACYMCRYIAKNIVAGGLAEKCEVQVAYAIGVADPVSLMVNTFGTSKIPEEDIENLVRKHFDMRPAAIISQLDLKRPIYKDTAAFGHFGRTDVSFPWEKTDKADILRKAAGL; encoded by the coding sequence ATGGGTAGGAGTTTTCTTTTCACTTCGGAATCGGTAACAGAAGGCCATCCCGATAAGATCTGCGATAAGATTTCCGATGCCTTACTTGATGAATTTCTAAGGCAGGATCCAGATTCTCGCGTTGCAGTAGAGACAATGACCACCACGGGAATTGTGGTTGTGGCAGGCGAAGTGACAACAAAAGCAAAATTCGACATACAGGATGTGGTAAGAAAGACTATCAAGGAGATCGGCTACGACAGGCCAGAATACGGATTTGATGCTGATTCGTGCAGTGTTCTGGTTTCAATACATGCGCAAAGTCCGGACATATCTCAGGGAGTCACGGCTACTCAGAACAAGGATCAGGGTGCAGGCGACCAGGGTCTGATGTTCGGATATGCAGTTAACGAGACAGACGAGCTCATGCCGCTGCCTATACTCATAGCTCACAAGCTTACAAGACGATTATCAGAGGCAAGAAAAAGCAAGGAGCTGCCGTGGGTCAGGCCAGATGGCAAATCCCAAGTTACAGTAGAGTATGAGGATGGAAAACCAAAGAAAATTGAGACCATAGTAATTTCAACCCAGCATTCTCCGGATATTGAGAATTCCCAGATACGCAGCCAGATAATTGAGAAGGTAATAAAGCCAGTGTGTGGAAAATGGTGGAATGATAATATCAAAATTCACGTAAACCCCACAGGCAGGTTCGTCATAGGCGGACCCCCTGGTGACTCGGGGCTTACAGGAAGGAAAATCATAGTGGACACTTATGGCGGGGCAGGCAGACATGGCGGGGGAGCATTTTCAGGAAAAGACCCTTCAAAGGTAGACAGATCTGCATGCTACATGTGCAGGTATATTGCAAAAAATATCGTGGCAGGAGGACTAGCAGAAAAGTGTGAGGTCCAAGTAGCATACGCAATAGGTGTGGCAGATCCGGTATCCCTTATGGTAAACACGTTTGGAACATCAAAGATTCCAGAAGAAGACATTGAGAATCTAGTAAGAAAGCATTTTGATATGAGACCAGCTGCCATAATATCCCAACTTGACCTGAAAAGACCCATCTACAAGGACACCGCAGCGTTTGGGCATTTTGGAAGGACAGATGTTTCATTTCCTTGGGAAAAAACTGACAAGGCGGATATTCTCAGAAAGGCAGCAGGGCTATAG
- a CDS encoding precorrin-8X methylmutase → MQTRKGQSIEDQSMEIIEQEIGDHPYSGFEWQVVRRIIHSTADFDFARQNRIIFHKDAIKNGLGALREGKNIIVDVNGIIGLLNKQNLADYKNNVICDISNPQVVKEATKLNKTRAQTAMRMRADEMNDGIVVIGNAPTALLEVIQMIKEGITKPKLVVGIPVGFVCAAESKEDLQKIDIPYITNKGRKGGSPCAAAIINALYKIVRESSS, encoded by the coding sequence ATGCAGACTAGGAAGGGACAGTCAATAGAAGATCAGAGCATGGAGATAATAGAGCAAGAAATAGGAGATCATCCTTATTCTGGCTTTGAGTGGCAAGTAGTCAGACGCATAATCCACTCAACGGCAGATTTTGATTTTGCAAGACAGAACCGCATAATATTTCACAAAGATGCAATAAAAAACGGACTTGGTGCACTAAGAGAGGGGAAAAACATCATAGTTGACGTCAACGGAATAATTGGCCTTTTGAACAAGCAGAACTTGGCAGACTATAAGAACAATGTAATTTGCGATATATCAAACCCTCAGGTAGTAAAAGAGGCAACAAAACTCAACAAGACACGCGCACAGACTGCCATGAGGATGCGTGCCGACGAGATGAATGACGGTATTGTCGTCATAGGAAATGCCCCTACTGCACTATTGGAAGTCATCCAGATGATTAAAGAAGGAATTACAAAACCAAAGCTTGTTGTCGGCATCCCAGTAGGATTTGTGTGTGCCGCAGAGTCAAAAGAAGACCTTCAAAAAATTGACATACCATACATTACAAATAAGGGAAGGAAAGGAGGCAGCCCATGCGCTGCGGCAATAATTAACGCACTCTACAAGATAGTGCGTGAATCATCTTCTTGA
- a CDS encoding U6 snRNA-associated Sm-like protein LSm6 produces the protein MSQTSVKKPLTTLQKNTKKKVTVRLKNEVEYKGKMDNVDSYMNLIMTDAEELHDGKIIANYGRVIVRGNNVLFIRLENEL, from the coding sequence TTGTCACAAACAAGCGTAAAAAAACCATTGACAACATTGCAAAAGAATACGAAAAAGAAAGTCACGGTTAGACTAAAGAATGAAGTAGAGTACAAAGGCAAAATGGATAATGTCGATTCTTACATGAATTTGATCATGACCGATGCAGAAGAGCTTCATGACGGTAAAATTATTGCAAATTACGGCAGGGTCATAGTTAGAGGAAATAACGTACTATTCATCAGACTCGAAAACGAACTGTAG
- a CDS encoding sirohydrochlorin chelatase — MKRGLLIIDRGSKEDEVKTELSTICSKVMERGNYAFADYCFLEVVPPFIKDGIQKCLKADIDSLTIVPYFLYPGKKVKMAVNEAIKFQAGTSVKMTFTKPMSMHPAMTEIVESKIQLALKKGGIDLPDSKIDVLIIGHGSKDPNARISIQYVADSLRARYKSVDYCFLEIEEPTIPQGIEKCDKNKPEALAIVFYFLHEGAHVKRDIYGDLSPALEKSQIKKYVITEHIGTDEKMIDFIITRAREVEDAD; from the coding sequence ATGAAGCGCGGATTGCTGATAATAGACAGGGGAAGCAAGGAAGACGAGGTAAAGACAGAGCTTTCCACAATATGCAGCAAGGTAATGGAAAGGGGCAACTATGCGTTTGCAGACTATTGTTTTTTGGAGGTAGTCCCGCCGTTCATCAAAGACGGGATCCAAAAATGCCTCAAGGCTGACATAGACTCACTTACTATAGTTCCATATTTTCTGTATCCTGGCAAGAAGGTAAAGATGGCAGTAAATGAGGCAATAAAGTTTCAAGCTGGAACGTCAGTAAAAATGACGTTCACAAAGCCTATGAGCATGCATCCGGCAATGACGGAAATTGTAGAATCCAAGATACAATTGGCGCTAAAAAAGGGAGGAATTGATCTTCCAGACAGCAAGATAGATGTTCTGATAATAGGGCACGGGAGCAAGGATCCGAACGCAAGAATCTCAATACAGTACGTTGCCGACAGTCTGCGTGCAAGATACAAAAGTGTTGATTATTGTTTCCTTGAGATCGAAGAGCCCACTATTCCGCAAGGCATAGAAAAATGCGATAAGAACAAACCAGAAGCTCTTGCAATAGTGTTTTATTTTTTGCACGAAGGCGCACACGTAAAGCGCGATATCTATGGAGATCTCAGTCCGGCACTGGAAAAGTCCCAGATTAAAAAATACGTAATCACAGAGCACATAGGCACGGACGAAAAGATGATTGATTTTATAATCACGCGCGCAAGGGAGGTCGAAGATGCAGACTAG
- a CDS encoding cobalt-precorrin 5A hydrolase: MEKAAILAITKNGIKIASSIRQHFPDWEIFAPSKFRDTTDATWYDVQTGAKIIELFSKYDAIVCIFSLGAVIRLVAPLLKDKRTDPAVIVIDDKASFVISALSGHLGGANELAQQIADKLGATPVITTAADVNKTIAVDLIGREFGWKIDDDSNVTRISAFMVNEEKIGIYQDCGERNWWNGQIPKNVIMYDDFASLGNSGCKGFLLISDKILDGNVLADAVVYRPKTLVAGIGLHTNTTKEKILECLRVCFGQHNISLKSLACLSSLKKPQEVVGLREAAVELDVPVVYFDRDELAKISIPNPSQMVQAYEGTPSVSEAAALKASQGELIVEKQKFPPDLTIAVARIRK; this comes from the coding sequence ATGGAAAAGGCGGCCATTCTTGCAATCACTAAAAATGGCATAAAAATTGCATCCTCCATAAGACAACATTTTCCAGACTGGGAGATATTTGCACCATCTAAATTCAGAGACACAACAGATGCGACATGGTATGATGTACAGACGGGGGCAAAGATCATCGAGTTGTTCTCAAAGTATGATGCCATCGTGTGCATTTTCTCTCTTGGTGCAGTGATAAGACTTGTCGCACCGCTACTAAAAGACAAGAGAACGGATCCTGCAGTGATCGTAATTGATGATAAGGCAAGTTTTGTCATTTCTGCCCTTTCAGGACACCTTGGAGGGGCAAATGAGCTTGCCCAACAGATCGCAGACAAGCTTGGAGCCACGCCAGTAATCACTACTGCAGCAGATGTTAACAAGACAATTGCCGTGGATTTGATAGGCAGAGAATTCGGCTGGAAAATAGATGATGATTCCAATGTTACTAGAATAAGCGCATTTATGGTAAATGAGGAAAAAATTGGAATCTATCAGGATTGCGGAGAGAGAAACTGGTGGAATGGCCAGATACCAAAGAATGTCATCATGTATGATGATTTTGCAAGTCTTGGCAATTCAGGATGCAAGGGATTTTTGCTCATATCAGACAAGATTCTAGATGGAAATGTACTTGCAGATGCTGTAGTATACAGACCAAAAACGCTGGTTGCCGGAATCGGCTTGCACACAAATACTACAAAAGAAAAGATACTAGAATGCCTGCGCGTATGTTTTGGGCAGCACAATATAAGCCTCAAGTCACTTGCATGCCTTTCTTCGTTAAAAAAACCCCAGGAAGTAGTTGGATTAAGAGAGGCCGCAGTCGAGCTTGATGTTCCAGTTGTTTACTTTGACAGAGACGAGCTTGCCAAGATAAGCATACCAAATCCGTCCCAGATGGTTCAGGCATATGAGGGTACTCCGAGTGTTTCAGAGGCTGCTGCACTCAAAGCCTCACAAGGCGAGCTCATAGTTGAAAAACAGAAATTTCCTCCAGATCTTACAATAGCGGTGGCACGAATCAGAAAATGA
- a CDS encoding DEAD/DEAH box helicase: protein MSEPNHEKTHNRQLDSIIAKFSSLGFTQLTEIQKRAIPQIIQKKDSLIIAPTGSGKTECSVIPAFASVSPTRKAGRIKALYVTPLRALNRDVFQRVIKYAEAEGLTIEIRHGDTSQYARKKITENPPDVLITTPETLVILLTQQKMLEALSELEWIIIDEIHDLLSNERGAQLSVSLERLQLNTKLPMTRIGLSATVGNPSDAAKFLVGTKRKCQIIRDNTIRKYDVQIKHINGTINEVADFIIDYLVKLNLDSPVLLFTNTRGEAEFLASILREKSPISVELHHGSLSQQVREETEQNLKSGKSRLVVCTSSLELGLDIGSVELVMHYGSPRQVSKFMQRIGRSKHNKHSSAKGLIITNNVDDELETTAILERIRQGSIEEQKIHDGSLDVLAHHLVGIVMQMGEVTVDFALDIIKNSYMFRNITLEDLADVLDLLDSNFLVSFDREKMSFRKSSKCYRYYFENLSTIPDILKFKVFDTITKKIIGSLDQRFVGDHGEPGNIFVLRGMQWKIINVDESAQKVNVEPIRAGGTTVPYWEGENIPVDYKTASKVGHFRTKIKSGTLNLPDNVIVQLDMPIIPDEKNIVAESQKGQGIIVLHACFGTKINATLALVLSSMLSSNTGFQVESRSDAYRIVISSKGRVTENQVRQILADNYNLYEIVSASLNGTHNVSWRTWNVAKKFGVVGRGAVYEKKSARFLFDRYAKTPLVREALRELFHDKYDIEATKKTLDDIRAGQIRIHWLDVSKFSKLAEPILDHTAKYYSSPTNIDKGLLDLVKNRLFKTTHRLVCARCGRWEKVIHTGEIERIPVCPYCKARQITSTYYSDYELAKIIQKKAAGKKITAEENHRFSRAWKVASLLANFGKTALVVLSGYGVGADTASRILKNMVDEENLYRQIYEAERLYVTTRGFWD, encoded by the coding sequence ATGAGCGAGCCAAATCACGAAAAGACGCACAACAGACAACTTGATTCAATAATTGCCAAATTTTCCTCCCTTGGTTTTACACAGCTAACAGAGATTCAAAAAAGGGCAATTCCTCAAATCATACAAAAGAAAGATTCGCTGATAATTGCACCAACCGGTTCTGGAAAAACTGAATGCTCTGTAATTCCTGCATTCGCATCCGTTTCCCCAACAAGAAAAGCCGGTAGAATAAAGGCTCTTTATGTGACGCCGTTAAGGGCGCTTAATCGAGATGTATTCCAGAGAGTGATCAAGTATGCCGAGGCCGAAGGTCTTACCATCGAGATACGACACGGTGATACCTCGCAGTACGCAAGAAAAAAGATAACAGAAAATCCACCCGATGTGCTTATCACCACACCGGAAACACTTGTCATACTCTTAACGCAGCAAAAAATGCTAGAGGCGCTATCGGAGCTTGAATGGATAATAATCGATGAAATACACGATCTGCTCTCAAATGAGAGAGGAGCTCAACTGTCCGTGAGCCTTGAGCGTCTCCAGCTTAATACAAAACTTCCCATGACGCGAATAGGACTTTCCGCAACTGTGGGCAATCCAAGCGATGCAGCAAAATTCCTTGTGGGCACAAAACGGAAATGCCAGATAATCCGTGACAACACAATAAGAAAGTATGATGTTCAAATCAAGCACATAAACGGGACAATAAACGAGGTTGCTGACTTTATAATAGATTATCTTGTCAAGCTAAATCTTGACTCGCCTGTACTCTTGTTTACAAACACTAGGGGGGAGGCAGAGTTCCTTGCTTCCATCTTGCGTGAAAAATCGCCAATATCTGTAGAGTTGCACCACGGCTCACTATCACAACAGGTGCGCGAAGAGACGGAGCAAAACCTCAAGTCTGGCAAGTCAAGACTCGTAGTGTGCACGTCATCGCTTGAGCTAGGCCTTGACATAGGATCAGTTGAGCTTGTAATGCACTATGGATCGCCGCGCCAAGTCTCAAAATTCATGCAAAGAATAGGAAGAAGCAAACATAACAAACACTCATCTGCAAAAGGGCTGATCATCACAAACAATGTAGATGATGAGCTTGAGACCACTGCCATACTGGAAAGAATCAGGCAGGGATCAATTGAGGAGCAGAAGATTCACGACGGCTCACTTGATGTTCTGGCGCACCACCTAGTAGGAATTGTAATGCAGATGGGGGAAGTCACAGTTGATTTTGCACTTGATATTATAAAAAACTCTTACATGTTTCGCAACATCACGCTTGAGGATCTGGCAGATGTTCTGGATCTTCTTGATTCCAACTTTCTTGTTTCCTTTGATAGGGAAAAGATGTCTTTTAGAAAGTCCTCCAAGTGCTACAGATATTACTTTGAGAATCTCTCAACCATTCCGGACATACTAAAATTCAAAGTCTTTGATACGATTACAAAAAAGATAATCGGTAGCCTAGACCAGAGATTTGTTGGAGATCATGGCGAGCCCGGGAACATCTTTGTACTTAGGGGAATGCAGTGGAAAATAATAAACGTGGATGAATCAGCGCAGAAGGTAAACGTGGAGCCTATACGTGCAGGCGGCACCACTGTTCCATACTGGGAAGGCGAGAACATACCAGTCGACTATAAAACTGCCTCAAAAGTCGGCCACTTTAGAACCAAGATCAAATCGGGCACACTCAATCTGCCCGATAACGTGATTGTGCAGCTTGACATGCCTATAATCCCTGATGAAAAAAACATTGTTGCCGAATCGCAAAAAGGCCAGGGCATCATAGTATTGCACGCGTGCTTTGGAACAAAAATCAATGCCACACTTGCGCTGGTACTATCATCTATGCTATCATCTAACACGGGATTTCAGGTCGAATCAAGATCCGATGCATACAGAATAGTAATATCATCAAAGGGGCGTGTAACTGAAAACCAGGTAAGACAAATACTGGCCGACAATTACAATCTGTACGAGATTGTATCGGCTTCTCTTAACGGAACACACAATGTAAGCTGGAGAACATGGAATGTAGCAAAAAAGTTCGGAGTCGTCGGCCGCGGCGCAGTGTATGAAAAAAAATCCGCGAGATTTCTCTTTGATAGATACGCAAAGACACCCCTTGTAAGAGAAGCACTCAGGGAACTATTTCACGACAAATATGATATTGAGGCAACCAAAAAAACTCTTGATGATATAAGGGCCGGCCAGATAAGAATACACTGGCTTGATGTATCAAAATTCTCAAAGCTTGCCGAGCCCATACTGGACCACACTGCAAAATATTATTCATCACCTACAAACATCGACAAGGGACTGCTTGATCTTGTAAAGAATAGGCTGTTTAAAACAACCCACAGACTCGTGTGTGCAAGGTGCGGCAGATGGGAAAAAGTGATACACACAGGCGAGATCGAGCGGATTCCGGTATGCCCGTATTGCAAGGCAAGACAAATCACAAGCACATATTACTCTGATTATGAACTTGCCAAGATAATTCAAAAAAAGGCTGCAGGAAAAAAGATCACCGCAGAAGAAAACCATAGGTTTTCAAGGGCTTGGAAGGTTGCTTCACTTTTGGCAAACTTTGGCAAGACGGCCCTTGTTGTGCTCTCAGGGTATGGCGTGGGTGCGGACACGGCATCGAGGATACTTAAGAACATGGTGGACGAGGAGAATCTTTACAGGCAGATATACGAAGCAGAAAGGCTCTATGTTACTACTAGGGGATTCTGGGACTAG